From Linepithema humile isolate Giens D197 chromosome 8, Lhum_UNIL_v1.0, whole genome shotgun sequence, one genomic window encodes:
- the LOC105676789 gene encoding uncharacterized protein, with amino-acid sequence MARLVATTLTSLLVLLLMTIAANAFSSGILATTRAPFGRILKAVKLHGGYMEVIKEQRCSRELLRLTCRSLRAFILILEAEFRANRTEFCFKESKYLEKFKKQIDKGSIQQKIKKHQYRGNYILDDEDITPDIVDIRSSLNRRCSGQKHCRYNMTIEYPRAHFWNPGGILLKYACVPEAAVKRYCNQEVKVTTDVGGYINTPGYPLFYLGDNTCGWTFTTFPGQRIVLTFHDLNICGPMADGSCVDIVRVKDNDTTLFEFCGTAVGVRVVSISNKLTLDLVASARFNSARGFLLQYQVLRSCPKVATPNGSYVSNGTLTSRTFLCKPGSVFSDSGERKRTLECRNGKWNDTIARLPTCVATSAVIVKAETDTRHLASLSGDGTGVRIGRGEDAVASGSSISPVMDSAQSSMMKQADYVVDVVLPTVLIALLFVGNAIIVYIIFQYRKRKLPTTQGEEMALRGPTDVPQV; translated from the exons ATGGCGCGGCTGGTAGCGACGACCCTGACGAGTCTCCTGGTGCTGCTGCTGATGACGATCGCGGCGAACGCCTTCTCGTCCGGGATCCTCGCGACCACGCGAGCGCCCTTCGGCAGGATCCTCAAAGCCGTCAAGCTGCACGGGGGATATATGGAGGTGATCAAGGAGCAAAGATGCTCCCGCGAGCTGCTGCGATTAACGTGCAG ATCATTGAGAGCATTCATTCTCATCTTGGAAGCGGAATTCCGCGCAAATCGTACAGAGTTCTGTTTCAAGGAATCGAAATACTTAGAAAAGTTCAAGAAGCAAATAGACAAAGGTAGCATTcaacaaaagataaaaaaacatcaatACAGAGGAAACTACATCTTGGATGACGAGGACATTACACCGGATATCGTCGACATTAGATCATCCTTAAATCGAAG ATGCTCCGGGCAGAAACATTGCCGCTATAATATGACTATTGAATATCCGAGAGCACACTTCTGGAATCCAGGTGGAATACTCTTGAAATACGCTTGCGTACCGG AAGCTGCGGTTAAGCGATACTGCAATCAAGAGGTGAAGGTAACCACCGACGTAGGAGGCTACATCAACACGCCAGGCTACCCGCTGTTCTACCTCGGAGACAACACGTGCGGATGGACCTTCACGACGTTTCCGGGTCAAAGAATAGTTCTGACCTTTCATGACCTAAATATCTGCG GTCCGATGGCGGACGGGAGCTGCGTGGACATTGTGAGGGTGAAGGATAACGACACCACCCTTTTCGAGTTCTGCGGCACCGCGGTGGGCGTCCGGGTCGTCTCCATTTCGAACAAGCTGACCCTCGACTTGGTCGCTTCAGCGAGATTCAACAGCGCCCGTGGTTTTTTGCTGCAGTATCAAg TATTACGTAGCTGTCCAAAGGTCGCGACGCCGAATGGCAGTTACGTGTCGAACGGTACATTGACTTCGCGGACATTCCTATGCAAGCCGGGCAGCGTGTTTTCCGATAGCGGCGAGCGAAAAAGAACGCTCGAGTGCAGAAACGGCAAGTGGAACGACACTATCGCCAGACTACCTACTTGTGTAG CTACGTCGGCGGTAATCGTAAAGGCGGAGACCGATACCCGTCATCTGGCGAGTCTGTCCGGAGACGGCACGGGGGTGAGAATAGGACGCGGCGAGGACGCAGTCGCGAGTGGCAGCAGCATCAGCCCTGTTATGGATTCGGCGCAATCGTCCATGATGAAGCAAGCGGACTACGTCGTAG ACGTTGTGCTGCCAACGGTCCTAATTGCTTTGCTGTTCGTCGGCAATGCGATCATCGTTTATATCATCTTCCAATATAGAAAGAG